From a single Kitasatospora azatica KCTC 9699 genomic region:
- a CDS encoding bifunctional glycosyltransferase/CDP-glycerol:glycerophosphate glycerophosphotransferase, whose amino-acid sequence MAPRLSVVVPIYNVERYLEECLESIAAQTMSDLECIMVDDGSKDGSAAIAEAFAAKDSRFRLVRKQNAGLGAARNTGLLHLTEGTEFIAFVDSDDTLPPSAYELMIGTLDETGSDFCSGNVLRFRAVGHYQSGGHAKPFRQTKLKTHITEIPALVTDRTAWNKVYRRSFWDAAGLLYPEGILYEDAPVSVPHHYLAKSVDVLSDPIYHWRERELGEMSITQMRTNPKGLIDRVTSMELVRAWLLKQTEPKYKEYLRSYDENNLVEEIPMFFWSVVDGEQDYRDAYQQCVGRLLRAIGPEQVRKLRAPLRLKYHLTLQGRLDEFVEQMRFEAESNGAAPARGLLRPYADYPFLRGGRKSVPADVLRLDNALVMRSRVYTSAWVDGKLQLTGHAFPEHLGAENKHDLVKMIVLREAKGKRFVTFGTKTMYAPEATASSPHDLYSCDWAGFTTQIDPTKLKKRGQWQEGTWRVLIAGAGKAGVYKGRISGGWADTAQSYPTYWADATTRIVPLLKDGFLHLRIEKLRASVTAVKAADGAVELSGTVRSASDLQGLQLRIKHSQSGIKLDFPVEFGVPAGRPVPFTARIPLADVAEVRERWNALDPAADTRSADQWYAKLLLADGTTLPIMVDDRAPLEHLDLPLDPEAPLGTARTLVSKATDTGRLQFVDQLAQPVVDRITAAEEEGFALAGHFPLPGEHHYELVVRHVWREEDHLHPLVIRDGRFEVLLPAVPTNPVVGRVPLHKGTWELFFRPTDGDPELPWPTVHVALEAHASLPAEIHARGKEIVLERRYYDTLSLEAHSDLGPHERSGYRQRILRKEEFPAAQHRPLRDAVLYNVANGGQYAGSPRAIHEELVRRGLPLEHLWTVDDQQTDLPQTARGLRQWSPEWFEAMATAKYIVTSAHLPDFVTPRPGQVILQTWIGTPLKRIGHDFEKIWFIDSNYLKHLDREVPIWGKLVSGSSYASSVLRRAFKYQGELLETGYPHNDIFFSPDREKRAAEVRGRLGLPEGKKVVLYAPTFREDRKRPQGGYQIDLRVDVAAAREALGEDQVLLVRPHSNCYGPVQDAGNGYVWDVSHYPDMSDLLLVADALVTDYSASMFDFAATGRPMLFFTYDLEHYRDNLCGFTFDFEKDAPGPLLRTSAELIKALGELDKVAAEHKEAYAVFRSTYCDLDDGHAAARVVDGLLG is encoded by the coding sequence ATGGCCCCCCGTCTCTCCGTCGTCGTTCCGATCTACAACGTCGAGCGGTACCTGGAGGAGTGCCTGGAATCCATCGCCGCCCAGACCATGAGCGACCTCGAGTGCATCATGGTCGACGACGGCTCGAAGGACGGCAGCGCGGCCATCGCCGAGGCGTTCGCCGCGAAGGATTCCCGGTTCCGCCTGGTCCGCAAGCAGAACGCGGGCCTCGGCGCCGCCCGCAACACCGGTCTGCTGCACCTCACCGAAGGCACCGAGTTCATCGCCTTCGTGGACAGCGACGACACCCTGCCGCCCAGCGCCTACGAGCTGATGATCGGCACGCTGGACGAGACCGGCTCCGACTTCTGCTCCGGCAACGTGCTGCGCTTCCGCGCGGTCGGCCACTACCAGTCGGGCGGGCACGCCAAGCCGTTCCGGCAGACCAAGCTGAAGACCCACATCACCGAGATCCCGGCGCTGGTCACCGACCGCACCGCGTGGAACAAGGTCTACCGCCGCAGCTTCTGGGACGCGGCCGGGCTGCTCTACCCCGAGGGCATCCTGTACGAGGACGCCCCGGTGAGCGTCCCGCACCACTACCTCGCCAAGAGCGTGGACGTGCTCTCCGACCCGATCTACCACTGGCGCGAGCGCGAGCTCGGCGAGATGTCGATCACCCAGATGCGCACCAACCCCAAGGGCCTGATCGACCGGGTCACCTCGATGGAGCTGGTCCGGGCCTGGCTGCTCAAGCAGACCGAGCCGAAGTACAAGGAGTACCTGCGCTCCTACGACGAGAACAACCTCGTCGAGGAGATCCCGATGTTCTTCTGGTCGGTGGTCGACGGCGAGCAGGACTACCGGGACGCCTACCAGCAGTGCGTGGGCCGGCTGCTGCGCGCGATCGGCCCCGAGCAGGTCCGCAAGCTGCGCGCCCCGCTGCGCCTGAAGTACCACCTGACCCTGCAGGGCCGGCTCGACGAGTTCGTCGAGCAGATGCGCTTCGAGGCCGAGAGCAACGGCGCCGCCCCCGCCCGCGGCCTGCTGCGCCCGTACGCCGACTACCCGTTCCTGCGCGGCGGCCGCAAGAGCGTGCCCGCCGACGTGCTGCGGCTGGACAACGCGCTGGTGATGCGCAGCCGCGTCTACACCTCGGCCTGGGTGGACGGGAAGCTGCAGCTCACCGGGCACGCCTTCCCCGAGCACCTGGGCGCGGAGAACAAGCACGACCTGGTCAAGATGATCGTGCTGCGCGAGGCCAAGGGGAAGCGCTTCGTCACCTTCGGCACCAAGACCATGTACGCCCCCGAGGCGACCGCCAGCTCCCCGCACGACCTCTACAGCTGCGACTGGGCCGGTTTCACCACCCAGATCGACCCGACCAAGCTGAAGAAGCGCGGCCAGTGGCAGGAGGGCACCTGGCGGGTGCTGATCGCCGGCGCCGGCAAGGCCGGTGTCTACAAGGGCCGGATCTCCGGCGGCTGGGCCGACACCGCGCAGAGCTACCCGACCTACTGGGCGGACGCCACCACCCGGATCGTCCCGCTGCTCAAGGACGGCTTCCTGCACCTGCGGATCGAGAAGCTGCGCGCCTCGGTCACCGCGGTCAAGGCGGCGGACGGCGCGGTCGAGCTGAGCGGCACCGTGCGCAGCGCCTCCGACCTGCAGGGCCTGCAGCTGCGGATAAAGCACTCGCAGTCCGGGATCAAGCTGGACTTCCCGGTCGAGTTCGGCGTCCCGGCCGGGCGGCCGGTGCCGTTCACCGCGAGGATCCCGCTGGCCGACGTCGCCGAGGTCCGCGAGCGCTGGAACGCGCTGGACCCGGCGGCCGACACCCGCTCCGCCGACCAGTGGTACGCCAAGCTGCTGCTCGCCGACGGGACCACGCTGCCGATCATGGTGGACGACCGGGCCCCGCTGGAGCACCTGGACCTGCCGCTGGACCCCGAGGCGCCGCTGGGCACCGCCCGCACCCTGGTCTCGAAGGCCACCGACACCGGCCGCCTGCAGTTCGTCGACCAGCTGGCGCAGCCGGTGGTGGACCGGATCACCGCCGCCGAGGAGGAGGGCTTCGCCCTCGCCGGCCACTTCCCGCTGCCCGGCGAGCACCACTACGAGCTGGTGGTCCGGCACGTCTGGCGCGAGGAGGACCACCTGCACCCGCTGGTGATCCGCGACGGCCGCTTCGAGGTGCTGCTGCCGGCCGTGCCGACCAACCCGGTGGTCGGCCGGGTGCCGCTGCACAAGGGCACCTGGGAGCTCTTCTTCCGTCCCACCGACGGCGACCCGGAGCTGCCCTGGCCGACCGTGCACGTGGCGCTGGAGGCGCACGCCTCGCTGCCCGCCGAGATCCACGCGCGCGGCAAGGAGATAGTGCTCGAGCGGCGCTACTACGACACCCTCTCGCTGGAGGCGCACTCCGACCTCGGCCCGCACGAGCGCAGCGGCTACCGCCAGCGGATACTGCGCAAGGAGGAGTTCCCGGCCGCGCAGCACCGTCCGCTGCGTGACGCGGTGCTCTACAACGTGGCCAACGGCGGCCAGTACGCCGGCTCGCCGCGCGCCATACACGAGGAGCTGGTCCGCCGCGGGCTGCCGCTGGAGCACCTGTGGACGGTGGACGACCAGCAGACCGACCTGCCGCAGACCGCCCGCGGGCTGCGCCAGTGGAGCCCCGAGTGGTTCGAGGCGATGGCCACCGCCAAGTACATCGTCACCAGCGCGCACCTGCCCGACTTCGTGACCCCGCGCCCGGGCCAGGTGATCCTGCAGACCTGGATCGGCACTCCGCTCAAGCGGATCGGCCACGACTTCGAGAAGATCTGGTTCATCGACAGCAACTACCTCAAGCACCTGGACCGCGAGGTCCCGATCTGGGGCAAGTTGGTCTCCGGCAGCAGCTACGCCTCCTCGGTGCTGCGCCGGGCCTTCAAGTACCAGGGCGAGCTGCTGGAGACCGGCTACCCGCACAACGACATCTTCTTCTCCCCCGACCGGGAGAAGCGGGCCGCCGAGGTGCGCGGTCGGCTGGGTCTGCCGGAGGGCAAGAAGGTGGTGCTGTACGCGCCGACCTTCCGCGAGGACCGCAAGCGCCCGCAGGGCGGCTACCAGATCGACCTGCGGGTCGACGTGGCGGCGGCCCGCGAGGCGCTCGGCGAGGACCAGGTGCTGCTGGTCCGGCCGCACTCCAACTGCTACGGACCGGTCCAGGACGCCGGCAACGGCTACGTCTGGGACGTCTCGCACTACCCGGACATGTCCGACCTGCTGCTGGTCGCGGACGCCCTGGTGACCGACTACTCGGCCTCGATGTTCGACTTCGCCGCCACCGGCCGGCCGATGCTCTTCTTCACCTACGACCTGGAGCACTACCGCGACAACCTGTGCGGCTTCACCTTCGACTTCGAGAAGGACGCCCCGGGCCCGCTGCTGCGCACCTCGGCGGAGCTGATCAAGGCGCTGGGCGAGCTGGACAAGGTGGCCGCCGAGCACAAGGAGGCCTACGCGGTCTTCCGCAGCACCTACTGCGACCTGGACGACGGCCACGCCGCCGCCCGGGTGGTGGACGGCCTGCTCGGCTGA
- a CDS encoding succinate dehydrogenase iron-sulfur subunit — MSAPTIDAPHSAALDAAEAGGVQLITFTLRIRRFNPEEHPEPVWVDYQLTMDPKERVLDALNKVKWEQDGTLTYRRSCAHGICGSDAMRINGRNRLACKTLLKDVNPEKPITIEAIKGLTVLKDLVVDMDPFFQAYKDVMPFLITKGNEPTRERLQSAEDRERFDDTTKCILCAACTSSCPVFWNDGQYFGPAAIVNAHRFIFDSRDEGAEQRLEILNDREGVWRCRTTFNCSEACPRGIEVTKAIQEVKRALVTRRF; from the coding sequence ATGAGCGCCCCCACGATCGACGCACCGCACTCGGCGGCGCTGGACGCGGCCGAGGCCGGCGGCGTGCAGCTGATCACCTTCACCCTGCGGATCCGCCGGTTCAACCCGGAGGAGCACCCGGAGCCGGTGTGGGTGGACTACCAGCTCACCATGGACCCCAAGGAGCGCGTCCTGGACGCCCTCAACAAGGTCAAGTGGGAGCAGGACGGCACCCTGACCTACCGTCGCTCCTGCGCGCACGGCATCTGCGGCTCGGACGCCATGCGGATCAACGGGCGCAACCGGCTGGCCTGCAAGACCCTGCTCAAGGACGTCAACCCGGAGAAGCCGATCACCATCGAGGCCATCAAGGGCCTCACGGTCCTCAAGGACCTGGTGGTCGACATGGACCCGTTCTTCCAGGCGTACAAGGACGTGATGCCGTTCCTGATCACCAAGGGGAACGAGCCCACCCGCGAGCGCCTGCAGTCCGCCGAGGACCGCGAGCGCTTCGACGACACCACCAAGTGCATCCTGTGCGCCGCGTGCACCTCGTCCTGCCCGGTCTTCTGGAACGACGGCCAGTACTTCGGCCCCGCCGCCATCGTCAACGCGCACCGCTTCATCTTCGACTCGCGCGACGAGGGCGCCGAGCAGCGCCTGGAGATCCTCAACGACCGTGAGGGTGTCTGGCGCTGCCGCACCACCTTCAACTGCTCCGAGGCCTGCCCGCGTGGCATCGAGGTCACCAAGGCCATCCAGGAAGTCAAGCGCGCCCTGGTGACGCGCCGCTTCTAG
- a CDS encoding D-alanyl-D-alanine carboxypeptidase family protein: MSRTARRAAGPAALAVALVLALAPAAAAEPPPLPEAVGGGLLGQSGVQVALGPAAPQLPSGLTGQSWLVADADSGEVLAAYHPHLRLPPASTLKMLFADTVLPRFDRNAVHKVAPAELAGMGTGSSLVGIKEDLEYKVEDLWRGVFLSSGNDAVHVLAHMNGGIEQTVRQMQAEADALGAADTQVISPDGYDEDGQLTSAYDLTLFAREGLRNPDFRSYCATRDAQFPGTVDPKTGQRGTFGIQNTDRLLGKYPGLIGVKNGYTTNAGSTFVGAAQRDGRTLLVAVMHPDTYMKVYDETAALLDWGFAAADKVTPVGALVAPKAVPTPSPAPSATAGAQPPQAAAKAGQAANGQATRAQAVEVPRVGRHSAKLLSPESWTMVAAVTLAAAAAGWLLNRRRRLATAAVPTAFTPAEPAVAQTGGSTAVSAPHSPPAPPTGPGGSTALRRR; this comes from the coding sequence ATGAGTCGTACTGCTCGCCGAGCGGCGGGGCCGGCGGCACTCGCCGTCGCCCTGGTCCTCGCCCTCGCACCGGCCGCCGCCGCCGAGCCGCCGCCGCTGCCCGAGGCGGTGGGCGGCGGGCTGCTGGGACAGTCGGGCGTGCAGGTCGCGCTCGGCCCGGCCGCGCCCCAGCTGCCGAGCGGGCTGACCGGGCAGTCCTGGCTGGTGGCCGACGCCGACAGCGGCGAGGTGCTCGCCGCGTACCACCCGCACCTGCGGCTGCCGCCCGCCAGCACCCTGAAGATGCTCTTCGCCGACACCGTGCTGCCCAGGTTCGACCGGAACGCGGTGCACAAGGTGGCGCCCGCCGAACTGGCCGGGATGGGGACCGGCAGCAGCCTGGTGGGCATCAAGGAGGACCTGGAGTACAAGGTCGAGGACCTGTGGCGCGGGGTCTTCCTGAGCTCGGGCAACGACGCGGTGCACGTGCTCGCCCACATGAACGGCGGGATCGAGCAGACGGTCCGTCAGATGCAGGCCGAGGCCGACGCCTTGGGCGCCGCCGACACCCAGGTGATCTCGCCCGACGGCTACGACGAGGACGGGCAGCTCACCTCCGCCTACGACCTGACCCTGTTCGCCCGCGAGGGGCTGCGCAATCCGGACTTCCGCTCCTACTGCGCCACCCGGGACGCCCAGTTCCCCGGCACCGTGGACCCGAAGACCGGGCAGCGCGGCACCTTCGGGATCCAGAACACCGACCGGCTGCTGGGCAAGTACCCGGGGCTGATCGGCGTCAAGAACGGCTACACCACCAACGCCGGTTCCACCTTCGTCGGGGCGGCCCAGCGGGACGGGCGGACCCTGCTGGTGGCCGTGATGCACCCGGACACCTATATGAAGGTCTACGACGAGACCGCGGCGCTGCTGGACTGGGGCTTCGCGGCAGCCGACAAGGTGACGCCGGTCGGCGCCCTGGTCGCGCCGAAGGCGGTGCCCACGCCCAGCCCGGCACCGAGCGCCACGGCGGGCGCCCAGCCCCCGCAGGCGGCGGCCAAGGCGGGCCAGGCGGCCAACGGGCAGGCCACCCGGGCGCAGGCCGTGGAGGTACCCCGGGTCGGCCGGCACAGTGCCAAGCTGCTCAGCCCCGAGAGCTGGACGATGGTCGCCGCCGTCACCCTCGCCGCCGCGGCGGCGGGCTGGCTGCTGAACCGGCGCCGGCGGCTCGCGACCGCGGCCGTGCCGACCGCCTTCACCCCCGCCGAGCCCGCCGTCGCCCAGACCGGTGGCTCCACCGCCGTCTCCGCCCCGCACTCCCCGCCGGCCCCGCCGACCGGCCCCGGCGGCTCCACCGCGCTGCGCCGCAGGTAA
- a CDS encoding SCO4848 family membrane protein: protein MKLSRRTSWFLTAFGAWSLIIWTTFVKNLWKDSGHQAFTGGDHSHPTAFFWVHLTLAVTSFVLGALVGAVGVRGLRAAKS, encoded by the coding sequence ATGAAGCTCAGCCGCCGCACCTCCTGGTTCCTCACCGCCTTCGGCGCCTGGTCCCTGATCATCTGGACCACCTTCGTGAAGAACCTCTGGAAGGACTCCGGCCACCAGGCCTTCACCGGCGGCGACCACTCCCACCCCACAGCCTTCTTCTGGGTGCACCTGACCCTGGCCGTCACGTCCTTCGTCCTCGGCGCCCTGGTGGGTGCGGTCGGCGTGCGCGGACTGCGCGCCGCGAAGTCCTGA
- a CDS encoding YihY/virulence factor BrkB family protein, whose product MGFLTRLPVLGPLLAAVLRSRPYRVYQLLSAAKGNRLAGAVTFFGFLALFPLLTVALAIAVSTLTPTRVDSLKHKIADQVPGLSDSLGLDSLIANAATVGVISGLLLLVSGLGWVATIRGSIRDIWQLPAEQDNVVLLKIKDCVVLLGLGLVSIVSLGASTVATRLAGQLATGLGLADRGPGHWLLVASGFVIAVGADLLLFLYLLGPFPGIYGQHRRDLLTAALIGAVGFELLKLLLSSYLGSVAGKSLYGAFGVPVALLLWINFVCRLLMYCVSWTALADPEGARARARASAEAAYRAAGELGAGGVPTRG is encoded by the coding sequence ATGGGATTCCTCACCAGGCTGCCGGTCCTCGGCCCGTTGCTGGCCGCCGTGTTGCGCAGCCGCCCTTACCGGGTCTACCAGCTCCTCAGCGCCGCCAAGGGCAACCGGCTGGCCGGGGCGGTGACCTTCTTCGGCTTCCTGGCGCTCTTCCCGCTGCTCACCGTGGCGCTGGCGATCGCGGTCAGCACGCTGACCCCGACCCGGGTGGACAGCCTCAAGCACAAGATCGCCGACCAGGTGCCCGGGCTGTCCGACTCGCTCGGCCTGGACTCGCTGATCGCCAACGCCGCGACCGTCGGGGTGATCAGCGGGCTGCTGCTGCTGGTCTCCGGGCTCGGCTGGGTGGCGACCATACGCGGCTCGATCCGCGACATCTGGCAACTGCCCGCCGAGCAGGACAACGTGGTGCTGCTCAAGATCAAGGACTGCGTGGTGCTGCTGGGTCTGGGCCTGGTCTCGATCGTCTCGCTGGGTGCTTCGACGGTGGCCACCCGGCTGGCCGGGCAACTGGCCACCGGGCTGGGCCTGGCCGACCGGGGGCCGGGGCACTGGCTGCTGGTCGCTTCCGGCTTCGTGATCGCGGTCGGCGCCGACCTGCTGCTCTTCCTCTACCTGCTGGGCCCGTTCCCGGGGATCTACGGCCAGCACCGGCGCGACCTGCTGACGGCGGCACTGATCGGCGCGGTCGGCTTCGAACTGCTCAAGCTGCTGCTCTCCTCCTACCTCGGCTCGGTGGCCGGCAAGAGCCTGTACGGGGCGTTCGGGGTGCCGGTGGCGCTGCTGCTCTGGATCAACTTCGTCTGCCGGCTGCTGATGTACTGCGTCTCCTGGACGGCGCTGGCCGACCCCGAGGGTGCCCGGGCCCGCGCCCGGGCCAGCGCGGAGGCCGCCTACCGCGCGGCCGGCGAGCTGGGGGCGGGCGGCGTGCCGACGCGCGGGTGA
- the sdhA gene encoding succinate dehydrogenase flavoprotein subunit — MQIHQYDTVIVGAGGAGMRAAIESTQRSRTAVLTKLYPTRSHTGAAQGGMCAALANVEEDNWEWHTFDTVKGGDYLVDQDAAEIMCKEAIDAVLDLEKMGLPFSRTEQGRIDQRRFGGHTRNHGEAAVRRSCYAADRTGHMILQTLFQNCVKHGVEFFNEFYVLDLLINDGKTSGVVAYELATGEIHVFQAKAVVFASGGTGKFFKVTSNAHTLTGDGQALVYRRGLPLEDMEFFQFHPTGIWRMGILLTEGARGEGGILRNKDGERFMERYAPVMKDLASRDVCSRAIYTEIREGRGCGPEGDHVYLDLTHLPPEQLDAKLPDITEFARTYLGIEPYTDPIPIQPTAHYAMGGIPTNVEGEVLRNNTDVVPGLYAAGEVACVSVHGANRLGTNSLLDINVFGKRAGIAAADYSSTVDFTPLPANPAEKVQALVDGLRESTGTESVAQIRKELQETMDVNAMVYRTGATLKQASEDIAALRERYKNVSIQDKGYRYNTDLLEAVELGNLLDLAEVLVVSALAREESRGGHFREDFPTRDDVKFMQHTMAYQEVAEDGTTSIRLDYKPVVTTRYQPMERKY, encoded by the coding sequence ATGCAGATTCACCAGTACGACACCGTCATCGTCGGCGCCGGCGGCGCCGGCATGCGCGCGGCCATCGAGTCGACCCAGCGCAGCCGCACCGCGGTGCTGACCAAGCTCTACCCCACCCGGTCCCACACCGGCGCGGCCCAGGGCGGCATGTGCGCCGCCCTCGCCAACGTCGAGGAGGACAACTGGGAGTGGCACACCTTCGACACGGTCAAGGGTGGTGACTACCTGGTCGACCAGGACGCCGCCGAGATCATGTGCAAGGAGGCCATCGACGCCGTCCTCGACCTGGAGAAGATGGGTCTGCCCTTCTCCCGCACCGAGCAGGGCCGGATCGACCAGCGCCGCTTCGGCGGCCACACCCGCAACCACGGCGAGGCGGCCGTGCGCCGCTCCTGCTACGCGGCCGACCGCACCGGTCACATGATCCTGCAGACGCTGTTCCAGAACTGCGTCAAGCACGGCGTCGAGTTCTTCAACGAGTTCTACGTCCTGGACCTGCTGATCAACGACGGCAAGACCTCCGGCGTGGTCGCCTACGAGCTGGCCACCGGCGAGATCCACGTCTTCCAGGCCAAGGCCGTGGTCTTCGCCTCCGGCGGCACCGGCAAGTTCTTCAAGGTGACCTCCAACGCCCACACCCTCACCGGTGACGGCCAGGCCCTGGTCTACCGCCGCGGCCTGCCGCTGGAGGACATGGAGTTCTTCCAGTTCCACCCGACGGGCATCTGGCGGATGGGCATCCTGCTCACCGAGGGCGCCCGCGGCGAGGGCGGCATCCTGCGCAACAAGGACGGCGAGCGCTTCATGGAGCGCTACGCCCCGGTCATGAAGGACCTCGCGTCCCGTGACGTCTGCTCCCGCGCGATCTACACCGAGATCCGCGAGGGTCGCGGCTGCGGCCCCGAGGGCGACCACGTCTACCTGGACCTGACGCACCTTCCGCCGGAGCAGCTGGACGCCAAGCTGCCGGACATCACCGAGTTCGCCCGCACCTACCTCGGCATCGAGCCCTACACGGACCCGATCCCGATCCAGCCCACCGCGCACTACGCGATGGGCGGCATCCCGACCAACGTCGAGGGTGAGGTGCTGCGCAACAACACCGACGTCGTCCCGGGCCTGTACGCGGCCGGCGAGGTCGCCTGCGTGTCCGTGCACGGCGCCAACCGCCTGGGCACCAACTCGCTGCTGGACATCAACGTGTTCGGCAAGCGGGCCGGCATCGCCGCCGCCGACTACTCGTCGACGGTCGACTTCACCCCGCTGCCGGCCAACCCGGCCGAGAAGGTGCAGGCGCTGGTCGACGGCCTGCGCGAGTCCACCGGCACCGAGTCGGTCGCGCAGATCCGCAAGGAGCTGCAGGAGACCATGGACGTCAACGCCATGGTCTACCGCACCGGCGCCACCCTGAAGCAGGCCAGCGAGGACATCGCCGCGCTGCGCGAGCGGTACAAGAACGTGTCCATCCAGGACAAGGGCTACCGCTACAACACCGACCTGCTGGAGGCCGTGGAGCTGGGCAACCTGCTCGACCTGGCCGAGGTGCTGGTCGTCTCCGCGCTGGCCCGCGAGGAGTCGCGCGGCGGCCACTTCCGCGAGGACTTCCCGACCCGTGACGACGTGAAGTTCATGCAGCACACCATGGCGTACCAGGAGGTGGCCGAGGACGGCACCACCTCTATCCGCCTTGACTACAAGCCGGTCGTCACGACCCGCTACCAGCCGATGGAGCGTAAGTACTGA
- a CDS encoding stealth family protein, producing the protein MRCPRTARRLLRAVARRARRTRASEGQPVAPPDPTSARAAQPGGHGDPEPAPQPEPEPPAPTAEQLRRAREEWLLERWPGLVRADGRVAEVRDDLLSGAAFLRNFTETAEVLVAAKVVFAPMRAQELRHWVVIAPGQRAAVLAACASAFEGSPVYAELLGHDVTLATVLAEELPVAVAELEQATEDDDGAEPVLVKGVRIYRPVVTSGGTLHYGPEHGCDLDFWDSAEPAAGAIAAIHEPPIGWWVPSLEPDTTVRIDGREYPVPAAFAQPLLDDVTFPVDAVLTWVDDSDPAWRQRREQALDALAEPPATGGGAERFRSRDELRYCLRSIAMYAPWIRRVFLVTDGQRPDWLAAEHPALTLITHQELFADPAVLPVFNSHAIESQLHRIPELAEHFLYFNDDMFLGRPVRPEQFFQGNGVPLVNLDSRVIPPGPVVAQDDEYVAAQKNTRALVRREFGRHTTNALSHAPYPLTRALLADSAEVFAAELAAIARSRFRARTDVAPITLAVSRGYLTGRVAWGRIGHRYVDVDRFAALEQLPGLLRERGIDTFCLNDGDLDQVPRAEQDRIITAFLQDYFPIAGPFECSAPQPASRIPQQAGLAEQDPAAVQEPAEQLR; encoded by the coding sequence ATGCGCTGTCCCCGCACGGCCCGGCGGCTGCTTCGCGCCGTGGCCCGCCGGGCCCGCCGGACCCGGGCCAGCGAGGGGCAGCCGGTCGCGCCGCCCGATCCGACCAGCGCCCGGGCGGCCCAGCCCGGGGGCCACGGCGATCCCGAGCCTGCTCCCCAGCCTGAACCCGAGCCGCCGGCGCCGACCGCCGAGCAGCTGCGACGGGCGCGCGAGGAGTGGCTGCTCGAACGGTGGCCGGGACTGGTCCGGGCGGACGGCCGGGTGGCCGAGGTGCGCGACGACCTGCTCTCCGGCGCCGCCTTCCTGCGCAACTTCACCGAGACCGCCGAGGTGCTGGTCGCCGCCAAGGTGGTCTTCGCGCCGATGCGCGCCCAGGAGCTGCGGCACTGGGTGGTGATCGCCCCCGGGCAGCGGGCGGCGGTGCTGGCCGCCTGCGCGAGCGCCTTCGAGGGCAGCCCGGTCTACGCCGAGCTGCTCGGGCACGACGTCACCCTGGCGACCGTCCTGGCCGAGGAACTGCCGGTCGCTGTAGCCGAGTTGGAGCAGGCCACCGAGGATGACGACGGGGCCGAACCGGTGCTGGTCAAGGGCGTGCGGATCTACCGCCCGGTGGTGACCAGCGGCGGCACCCTGCACTACGGCCCCGAGCACGGCTGCGACCTGGACTTCTGGGACTCGGCCGAGCCCGCCGCGGGCGCCATCGCGGCCATCCACGAGCCGCCGATCGGCTGGTGGGTCCCCTCGCTGGAGCCGGACACCACGGTCCGGATCGACGGCCGCGAGTACCCCGTGCCGGCCGCCTTCGCCCAGCCGCTGCTGGACGACGTCACCTTCCCGGTCGACGCCGTGCTCACCTGGGTGGACGACAGCGACCCGGCCTGGCGGCAGCGGCGTGAGCAGGCCCTGGACGCGCTGGCCGAGCCGCCGGCCACCGGTGGCGGCGCGGAGCGCTTCCGCAGCCGCGACGAGCTGCGCTACTGCCTGCGCTCGATCGCCATGTACGCCCCGTGGATCCGGCGGGTCTTCCTGGTCACCGACGGCCAGCGCCCCGACTGGCTGGCGGCCGAGCACCCGGCCCTGACCCTGATCACCCATCAGGAGCTGTTCGCCGACCCGGCGGTCCTCCCGGTCTTCAACTCGCACGCCATCGAATCCCAGTTGCACCGCATTCCGGAACTCGCGGAGCATTTCCTGTATTTCAACGACGACATGTTTCTTGGACGACCCGTCAGACCCGAACAGTTCTTCCAGGGCAACGGCGTTCCACTGGTCAACCTGGACTCCCGGGTCATTCCGCCCGGGCCGGTGGTGGCGCAGGACGACGAATACGTCGCCGCGCAGAAGAACACCCGGGCGCTGGTCCGCCGTGAGTTCGGCCGGCACACCACCAACGCGCTCAGCCACGCCCCCTACCCGCTGACCAGGGCGCTGCTGGCGGACAGTGCCGAGGTCTTCGCCGCGGAGCTGGCGGCCATCGCCCGCTCGCGGTTCCGGGCCCGCACCGACGTCGCGCCGATCACCCTGGCGGTCAGCCGCGGCTACCTCACCGGCCGGGTCGCCTGGGGGCGGATCGGCCACCGCTACGTGGACGTCGACCGGTTCGCGGCGCTGGAGCAGCTGCCCGGACTGCTGCGCGAGCGCGGCATCGACACCTTCTGCCTCAACGACGGCGATCTGGACCAGGTGCCGCGGGCCGAGCAGGACCGGATCATCACGGCCTTCCTGCAGGACTACTTCCCGATCGCCGGGCCGTTCGAGTGCTCCGCCCCGCAGCCGGCCTCCCGGATCCCGCAGCAGGCCGGCCTCGCCGAGCAGGACCCGGCGGCCGTGCAGGAGCCTGCCGAGCAGCTGCGCTGA